One Methanomassiliicoccales archaeon genomic window carries:
- a CDS encoding radical SAM protein: protein MKTSTGVQVLKTMIGNPITRKILAGMSKYCETDQKNRLEVALELYVGVRDDACAFCKAAEKPLASVLRRGAKSFGVTEEEMKTRFRDPYWRKGLSCVVRGIADFGVRKPFVPGAPFQVVWDVTYACNLRCQHCYATAGKAQEDELSHDEAIAVVDKLARMGIPILAFSGGEPLVRKDIFDLTRRAADHGMYVSIATNGTLITPEKAKEMKEAGVRYLQISIDGANAA from the coding sequence ATCGGCAATCCGATAACAAGAAAGATCCTGGCGGGGATGAGTAAGTACTGCGAAACTGACCAGAAAAACCGTCTTGAGGTCGCACTTGAACTTTATGTCGGTGTGCGAGATGATGCATGCGCGTTCTGCAAGGCGGCGGAGAAGCCGCTTGCGTCTGTCCTGAGGAGAGGAGCGAAATCGTTTGGGGTCACTGAGGAGGAGATGAAGACCCGATTTAGAGATCCATACTGGCGAAAAGGACTTTCGTGTGTTGTGAGAGGGATTGCCGACTTCGGGGTGAGAAAGCCGTTCGTTCCAGGTGCACCGTTTCAGGTCGTTTGGGATGTGACTTACGCCTGCAATCTTCGATGTCAGCACTGCTATGCCACTGCGGGAAAAGCTCAGGAAGATGAACTTTCTCACGATGAGGCCATTGCAGTTGTCGACAAACTCGCAAGAATGGGCATACCGATCCTTGCCTTCTCTGGCGGTGAGCCGCTTGTCAGAAAAGATATCTTTGACTTGACGCGGAGAGCAGCCGACCACGGAATGTATGTTTCAATCGCCACGAACGGTACATTGATCACGCCTGAGAAAGCTAAGGAGATGAAGGAGGCTGGCGTAAGATATCTCCAAATCAGTATTGACGGCGCCAATGCCGCG